One window of the Kallotenue papyrolyticum genome contains the following:
- a CDS encoding protein kinase domain-containing protein has protein sequence MSDPLLGRRLGKYVIQQEIGRGGMARVYRALDTVLQRPVALKVLAPSLSADPEFARRFEREAITAANLRHPAIVTIFDVGEAEGLRYIAMEYIAGRSLHDVLQERGRLPLPLATAILAPIAEALDFAHGHGMIHRDVKPHNILLDIDGRVLLTDFGIAIDPAADGERLTRTGMFMGTPEYIAPELAQGQPLTGKSDLYALGVVLFEMLAGRPPFQGNTAQLIMAHLTQAPPAITGIDPALPPELDQLFARLLAKDPAQRLERAGSVVEALRFILRRYGLPLAGREEIAALARPRDSSAGQATVAIARPATPANRPPASAAPPPATPFPIADVFGGHGVAPGAGGGSSSGGAPPLGPTLPMPTPPGGLPRGGQSAGRATIRPPAYGGDDFIPPRLPPRRGYADNDTSGVPWTMLTLAAIALATIALIVLLVRGTLNDLLAGPQPSRNPFEVVPTDTPLPTPTLPPTAAIVVPTLVGTLLPQTPEVVPTDTPALPTDTPALPTDTPALPTDTPALPTDTPVLPTDTPVLPTETATPAPTASATATVGPTPTPGPTSTPISVPTATPFPTGVPTPIGAAGRLLLIEDLTLIAYDLNSSTSATPISDTLETLGPPALSPDGRRLLVDRIDPASGQRHLFLIDRASGQTQRLTDDAGEHFHPAWRADGKMIVYALRRNDRTDIWTLDLESDQTRQITNGPGDSQYPSFSRDGTRILFESNRDGAWAIYTIDAGGGHLQRVTPPDERAKQRMPRWSPDGREIVFVSDRDRDDGGFDLYVQSEADVQRLVALPQGSTGGPAWSPDGRLIAFHSDQQGTFDIYIIERAGGQPRAVRATPANERWPIWGP, from the coding sequence GTGTCCGACCCGTTGCTTGGCCGTCGGCTCGGCAAATATGTGATCCAACAGGAGATTGGCCGCGGGGGCATGGCGCGGGTGTATCGCGCCCTGGACACCGTGCTGCAACGCCCCGTGGCGCTCAAAGTGCTGGCGCCCAGCCTGAGCGCCGATCCAGAGTTCGCGCGGCGCTTCGAGCGCGAGGCGATCACCGCCGCCAACCTGCGCCATCCCGCCATCGTCACGATCTTCGATGTAGGCGAGGCCGAGGGCCTGCGCTACATCGCTATGGAATACATCGCCGGCCGCTCGCTGCACGATGTGCTGCAGGAGCGTGGCCGGCTGCCGCTGCCGCTGGCCACCGCGATCCTCGCGCCGATCGCCGAGGCGCTGGACTTCGCCCACGGCCACGGCATGATCCATCGCGACGTCAAGCCGCACAACATTCTGCTCGACATCGACGGCCGCGTGCTGCTGACCGACTTCGGCATCGCCATCGATCCCGCGGCGGACGGCGAACGGCTGACGCGCACCGGCATGTTCATGGGCACGCCGGAGTATATCGCTCCCGAGCTGGCGCAGGGCCAGCCGCTCACCGGCAAAAGCGATCTCTATGCCCTGGGCGTGGTACTCTTCGAGATGCTGGCCGGGCGACCACCCTTCCAGGGCAACACCGCGCAACTGATCATGGCGCATCTGACCCAAGCACCGCCCGCGATCACCGGCATCGATCCGGCACTGCCGCCGGAGCTGGATCAGCTCTTTGCGCGGCTGCTGGCCAAGGACCCGGCCCAGCGGCTTGAGCGCGCCGGTAGCGTGGTGGAGGCGCTGCGCTTTATTCTGCGGCGCTATGGCCTGCCCCTCGCCGGGCGCGAGGAGATCGCCGCGCTAGCCCGCCCGCGCGATTCATCGGCCGGCCAGGCCACGGTAGCGATCGCGCGTCCGGCCACGCCGGCCAACCGGCCCCCCGCTTCAGCCGCGCCGCCGCCGGCCACGCCTTTTCCGATCGCCGATGTCTTCGGCGGGCATGGCGTCGCGCCCGGCGCCGGCGGAGGGAGCAGCAGCGGCGGCGCGCCACCGCTGGGCCCAACCCTGCCCATGCCCACGCCGCCCGGCGGCCTGCCGCGCGGCGGCCAGAGCGCCGGCCGCGCCACGATCCGCCCGCCGGCCTACGGCGGCGATGATTTCATCCCGCCGCGCCTGCCGCCGCGTCGCGGCTATGCCGACAACGACACCTCGGGCGTGCCCTGGACCATGCTGACCTTGGCCGCCATCGCCCTGGCGACCATCGCGCTGATCGTTCTGCTGGTGCGCGGCACCCTCAACGACCTGCTGGCCGGGCCGCAGCCCTCGCGCAATCCGTTCGAGGTCGTGCCCACCGACACGCCGCTGCCCACGCCCACGCTGCCGCCCACTGCTGCGATCGTGGTGCCAACCCTGGTGGGCACGCTGCTGCCGCAAACGCCGGAGGTCGTGCCCACCGACACGCCGGCGCTGCCCACCGACACGCCGGCGCTGCCCACCGACACGCCGGCGCTGCCCACCGACACGCCGGCGCTGCCCACCGACACGCCGGTGCTGCCCACCGACACGCCGGTGCTGCCCACCGAGACGGCCACGCCCGCGCCCACGGCCAGCGCCACAGCGACCGTCGGGCCGACGCCCACGCCCGGCCCGACCAGTACGCCGATCAGCGTGCCGACGGCGACGCCCTTCCCCACCGGCGTGCCCACGCCCATTGGCGCGGCGGGTCGGCTGCTCCTGATCGAGGACCTGACACTCATTGCCTACGACCTGAACAGCAGCACCAGCGCGACGCCCATTTCCGACACGCTGGAGACGCTGGGACCGCCCGCGCTCTCGCCCGACGGCCGCCGGCTGCTGGTAGACCGCATCGATCCGGCCAGCGGCCAGCGCCACCTGTTCCTGATCGATCGCGCCAGTGGTCAGACCCAGCGCCTGACCGACGACGCCGGCGAACACTTCCACCCCGCCTGGCGCGCCGACGGCAAGATGATCGTCTATGCCCTGCGCCGCAACGACCGCACCGACATCTGGACGCTGGACCTGGAAAGCGACCAAACGCGCCAGATCACCAACGGACCGGGCGACAGCCAGTATCCATCCTTCTCGCGCGACGGCACGCGCATCCTGTTTGAATCCAACCGCGACGGCGCCTGGGCGATCTACACCATCGACGCCGGCGGCGGACACCTGCAGCGCGTCACGCCGCCCGACGAGCGCGCCAAGCAACGCATGCCGCGCTGGTCACCCGATGGCCGCGAGATTGTGTTCGTCTCGGATCGCGACCGTGACGATGGCGGCTTCGACCTCTATGTGCAGAGCGAGGCGGACGTTCAGCGGCTGGTTGCGCTGCCGCAGGGCTCGACCGGCGGACCGGCCTGGTCGCCCGACGGTCGGCTGATCGCCTTCCACAGCGATCAACAGGGCACGTTTGATATCTACATCATCGAGCGCGCCGGTGGTCAGCCCCGCGCGGTGCGCGCCACGCCCGCGAACGAACGCTGGCCGATCTGGGGACCCTGA
- the purE gene encoding 5-(carboxyamino)imidazole ribonucleotide mutase, whose amino-acid sequence MTQQTPLVGIVMGSDSDFATMRAAAEVCAHFGVPYEVRVVSAHRTPDDMAEYGRSAHTRGLRVIIAGAGGAAHLPGMLAAHTPLPVIGVPVPLGHLQGLDALLSIVQMPGGVPVATVAIGQARNAGLLAVQILATADEQLRQRLIAYKQELAAESRAKNVRLQAALTQP is encoded by the coding sequence ATGACACAGCAGACTCCACTGGTTGGCATTGTGATGGGCAGCGACTCGGACTTCGCCACCATGCGCGCGGCTGCCGAGGTTTGCGCCCACTTCGGCGTGCCCTACGAGGTGCGCGTAGTTTCGGCGCACCGCACGCCCGACGACATGGCCGAGTATGGGCGCAGCGCGCACACGCGCGGCCTGCGCGTGATCATTGCCGGCGCAGGCGGCGCGGCGCACTTGCCCGGCATGCTGGCAGCACACACGCCACTGCCGGTGATCGGCGTGCCGGTGCCGCTGGGCCACCTACAGGGCCTGGACGCGCTGCTCTCGATCGTGCAGATGCCCGGCGGCGTGCCGGTCGCCACGGTCGCCATCGGCCAGGCGCGCAACGCCGGCCTACTGGCGGTGCAGATTCTGGCTACCGCCGACGAGCAGCTCCGCCAACGGCTGATCGCCTACAAACAGGAACTGGCCGCCGAATCGCGCGCCAAGAACGTTCGGCTCCAGGCCGCCCTGACCCAGCCCTAG
- a CDS encoding ammonium transporter, with translation MEPINGADTAWVLTSAALVMLMTPGLALFYGGLVRSKNVLSTIMHSLFILALISVQWVLWGYTLAFGPDKGGIIGGLEWLGLNGVGGEPNPTYAATIPHLAFMAYQMMFAIITPALISGAFAERKRFKSFAIFSLLWATLVYAPVAHWVWADGGWIRALGALDFAGGTVVHITSGVSALVCALVLGKRLGHGQEPMEPHNVTMTVLGTALLWFGWFGFNAGSALGANALAVNAFVTTNTAAAMAALTWMTASWLFHRRPSVLGATAGAVAGLVGITPAAGFVTPMAAIIIGFAAGLGCFLTVEFVVRRRVDDALDVFGVHGVGGAIGALLTGVFATTGVNAAGANGLLYGNPALLGVQAIAVIVVAAYAALVTFILLKVIDAVLGLRVTPEEERIGLDTALHGEPAYQL, from the coding sequence ATGGAACCGATCAACGGCGCCGACACAGCCTGGGTGCTGACCTCGGCCGCGCTGGTGATGCTGATGACGCCCGGCCTGGCCCTCTTCTACGGCGGCCTGGTGCGCAGCAAGAATGTGCTCTCGACGATCATGCACAGCCTCTTCATCCTGGCGCTGATCAGCGTGCAGTGGGTGCTGTGGGGCTACACGCTGGCCTTCGGGCCCGACAAGGGCGGCATCATCGGCGGGCTGGAGTGGCTGGGCCTCAACGGCGTGGGCGGGGAGCCCAACCCAACCTATGCCGCCACAATTCCGCATCTGGCCTTTATGGCCTACCAGATGATGTTTGCGATCATCACGCCGGCGCTGATCTCCGGTGCCTTCGCCGAGCGCAAGCGCTTCAAGTCCTTTGCGATCTTCTCGCTGCTGTGGGCGACGCTGGTGTACGCACCGGTGGCGCACTGGGTCTGGGCTGACGGCGGCTGGATCCGCGCACTGGGCGCGCTCGACTTCGCCGGCGGCACGGTAGTGCACATCACCTCGGGCGTTTCGGCGCTGGTCTGCGCGCTGGTGCTGGGCAAGCGCCTGGGGCATGGCCAGGAGCCGATGGAGCCGCACAACGTGACCATGACCGTGCTGGGCACGGCGCTGCTGTGGTTCGGCTGGTTCGGCTTCAACGCCGGCAGCGCACTGGGCGCCAACGCACTGGCCGTCAACGCCTTCGTCACCACCAACACCGCCGCGGCCATGGCGGCGCTGACCTGGATGACCGCGAGCTGGCTGTTCCACCGCCGACCCAGCGTGTTGGGCGCGACCGCCGGCGCAGTGGCCGGGCTGGTGGGCATCACGCCGGCAGCTGGCTTCGTCACGCCCATGGCCGCGATCATCATCGGCTTCGCCGCCGGCTTGGGCTGCTTCCTGACGGTTGAGTTCGTGGTGCGGCGGCGCGTGGACGACGCGCTGGATGTCTTCGGCGTCCACGGCGTCGGCGGAGCGATCGGCGCGCTGCTGACCGGTGTCTTCGCCACCACCGGCGTCAACGCGGCGGGCGCCAACGGCCTGCTCTACGGCAATCCGGCGCTGCTGGGTGTGCAGGCCATCGCCGTGATCGTGGTTGCCGCCTATGCCGCGCTGGTGACCTTCATCCTGCTCAAGGTGATCGATGCCGTGCTGGGCCTGCGCGTCACGCCCGAAGAGGAGCGCATCGGCCTGGATACTGCGCTGCACGGCGAGCCGGCCTACCAACTCTAA
- the lysS gene encoding homocitrate synthase: protein MAGEIGNVRIVDSTLREGEQFAQAHFTTAQKLEIARLLDAFGVEYIEHTSPVASPQSERDLRALVGLGLRARILTHTRCTLDDVRRAVDCGVHGVNLLFATSEPLRRASHGRTLDQILEQAAACIAWLREAGVEVRFSCEDAFRSDVADLLRIYSAVDALGVDRVGIADTVGIATPRQVERLVSHVRAAVRCDIEWHGHNDGGCAIANAYAALEAGATHIDTTVLGIGERNGIASLSGLIARLYLSDPALVGRYRLELLPRLDARVAEMLGIEIPFNACITSRTAFTHKAGLHTNAVLRDPRAYEPLDPGVFGCSRAVLLGHRLTGRHAIAHRAQTLGVTLSDEQLQRITREIKAHADQRPLSDAEVDALILALAEERRAPANPHPEATSWSTGGLPA, encoded by the coding sequence ATGGCTGGAGAGATTGGCAACGTCCGGATCGTTGATTCAACCCTGCGCGAGGGCGAGCAATTCGCGCAGGCGCACTTCACCACGGCCCAAAAGCTGGAGATTGCCCGTCTGCTCGACGCCTTTGGCGTCGAGTACATCGAACACACCTCCCCGGTCGCTTCGCCGCAGAGCGAGCGCGACTTGCGCGCCCTGGTTGGACTGGGGCTGCGCGCCCGCATCCTGACGCACACCCGCTGCACGCTTGACGATGTGCGCCGTGCCGTTGATTGCGGCGTGCACGGTGTCAATCTGCTGTTTGCCACCTCGGAGCCGCTGCGCCGCGCCAGCCATGGCCGCACGCTGGATCAGATTCTGGAGCAGGCTGCCGCCTGCATCGCCTGGCTGCGCGAGGCCGGCGTGGAGGTACGCTTTTCGTGCGAAGATGCCTTCCGCAGCGATGTGGCCGACCTGTTGCGCATCTACAGCGCCGTGGACGCGCTGGGCGTTGATCGCGTCGGCATCGCCGACACGGTCGGCATTGCCACGCCGCGCCAGGTCGAGCGGCTGGTGAGCCATGTGCGCGCCGCGGTGCGCTGCGACATCGAATGGCACGGCCACAACGACGGCGGCTGCGCGATCGCCAATGCCTATGCCGCGCTGGAGGCCGGCGCGACCCACATCGACACCACCGTGCTGGGCATTGGCGAGCGCAACGGCATCGCCTCGCTCTCCGGGCTGATCGCACGGCTCTACCTGTCCGATCCGGCGCTGGTCGGCCGCTACCGCCTCGAACTGCTGCCGCGCCTGGATGCGCGCGTGGCTGAGATGCTGGGCATCGAGATCCCCTTCAACGCCTGCATCACCAGCCGCACCGCCTTCACGCACAAGGCCGGGCTGCACACCAACGCCGTGCTGCGCGATCCGCGCGCCTACGAGCCGCTCGATCCGGGCGTTTTCGGTTGCAGCCGCGCTGTGCTGCTGGGCCACCGCCTCACCGGCCGGCACGCCATCGCCCACCGCGCGCAGACGCTGGGCGTTACGTTGAGCGATGAGCAGCTCCAACGCATCACCCGCGAGATCAAGGCCCACGCCGATCAGCGCCCGCTCAGCGACGCGGAGGTAGATGCGCTGATCCTGGCGCTGGCCGAGGAGCGCCGCGCGCCGGCCAACCCCCATCCTGAAGCAACATCCTGGAGCACCGGAGGACTGCCCGCATGA
- a CDS encoding 3-isopropylmalate dehydratase large subunit yields the protein MSQTLAEQILSQTAGRPVRAGEVITTPVDLAMVHDSIAPSVIRVLHEELGAERVWDPERIAVAIDHVAPAATVQTAEQQNRVRAWVRAQGIRHFFEQGRGIAHQVLVEEGLAQPGMLIVGSDSHSTAYGAVAAFGTGMGTTDMALALATGRTWLRVPETIRITAHGRLGFGVSAKDVALKLARELRADGATYQAIEYHGFDDFSIGERMTLTTMAIEVGAKAGIVAPTGAAMAERPVPAWLRVQPEARYSRSLSIDLERLEPQIAVPHQVDNVVDLAELGRVEVTVVYLGTCTNGRYEDLAAAARLLRGRRVHPRVRMLVVPASRDALQQAIADGTLATLLEAGAALGTPGCGACIGRHMGVLGPGDVCLFTGNRNFRGRMGSPEARIYLASPEVAAATAITGYITDPRAVLDDAPSAVAA from the coding sequence ATGAGCCAGACACTTGCCGAACAGATCTTGTCGCAGACCGCCGGTCGGCCCGTGCGCGCCGGCGAGGTGATCACCACGCCCGTCGATCTGGCGATGGTGCATGACAGCATCGCGCCGAGCGTGATCCGCGTGCTGCACGAGGAGCTGGGCGCGGAACGGGTCTGGGACCCGGAGCGCATTGCGGTAGCGATCGACCATGTCGCGCCCGCGGCCACGGTGCAGACCGCCGAACAGCAGAACCGGGTGCGCGCTTGGGTACGCGCGCAGGGTATTCGCCACTTTTTCGAGCAGGGGCGCGGCATCGCGCACCAGGTGCTGGTGGAAGAAGGTCTGGCGCAGCCCGGCATGCTGATCGTCGGCTCGGACTCACACTCCACCGCCTACGGCGCGGTGGCCGCCTTCGGCACCGGCATGGGCACCACCGACATGGCGCTGGCGCTGGCGACGGGCCGCACCTGGCTGCGCGTGCCCGAAACGATCCGCATCACGGCCCACGGCCGCTTGGGCTTCGGCGTCTCGGCCAAGGATGTCGCGCTCAAGCTGGCGCGTGAGCTGCGCGCCGATGGCGCGACCTACCAGGCGATTGAATACCACGGCTTCGACGACTTTTCGATCGGCGAGCGCATGACGCTGACGACCATGGCGATCGAGGTCGGCGCCAAGGCCGGCATTGTCGCGCCCACGGGCGCAGCCATGGCCGAGCGGCCCGTGCCGGCCTGGTTGCGCGTGCAGCCCGAGGCGCGCTACAGCCGCAGCCTGAGCATCGACCTGGAGCGGCTCGAACCGCAGATCGCCGTGCCGCACCAGGTCGATAACGTCGTCGATCTGGCCGAGCTAGGCCGCGTCGAGGTCACGGTGGTCTATCTGGGCACCTGCACCAACGGACGCTACGAGGATCTGGCCGCGGCGGCGCGGCTGCTGCGCGGTCGGCGCGTGCATCCGCGCGTGCGCATGCTGGTGGTGCCGGCCTCGCGCGATGCGCTGCAACAGGCCATCGCCGACGGCACACTGGCAACCCTGCTGGAGGCGGGCGCGGCATTGGGCACGCCCGGCTGCGGTGCCTGCATCGGACGACACATGGGCGTGCTCGGTCCCGGCGATGTCTGCCTGTTCACCGGCAACCGCAACTTCCGCGGACGCATGGGCAGTCCCGAGGCGCGCATCTACCTGGCCTCGCCTGAAGTCGCGGCAGCCACGGCCATCACCGGCTACATCACCGATCCGCGCGCGGTGCTGGACGACGCGCCGAGCGCAGTCGCAGCCTGA
- a CDS encoding homoaconitate hydratase (catalyzes the formation of homoisocitrate from cis-homoaconitate), whose product MSRVWRFGNDINTDQIVPGRYAPYMTGEAELRKYPFIEARPDFAPNVQPGDIIVAGRNFGCGSSREYAPQALKLVGIGAIIAPSFARIFFRNALNLGIPLFEADLTWLADGTEVTLDRDQGLLHTPQGTVQLPQPPAWMREVWAAGGIVPYVRRYGRFPGEAAA is encoded by the coding sequence ATGAGTCGTGTCTGGCGCTTTGGCAACGATATCAACACCGATCAGATTGTGCCGGGGCGGTACGCGCCCTACATGACCGGCGAAGCTGAGCTACGCAAGTATCCGTTTATCGAGGCGCGACCCGATTTCGCGCCCAACGTGCAGCCGGGCGACATCATCGTGGCCGGGCGCAACTTCGGCTGCGGCTCGTCGCGCGAGTACGCGCCGCAGGCGCTCAAGCTGGTCGGCATCGGCGCGATCATCGCGCCAAGCTTTGCGCGCATCTTCTTCCGCAACGCGCTCAACCTGGGCATTCCGCTCTTCGAGGCCGATCTGACCTGGCTGGCCGACGGCACCGAGGTGACGCTCGATCGCGATCAGGGCCTGTTGCACACGCCGCAGGGCACGGTGCAGTTGCCACAGCCACCGGCCTGGATGCGCGAGGTCTGGGCTGCCGGCGGGATCGTGCCCTATGTGCGGCGCTACGGACGCTTTCCCGGTGAGGCCGCGGCATGA
- a CDS encoding isocitrate/isopropylmalate dehydrogenase family protein has protein sequence MSYTIVLLPGDGIGPEVIAAAQAVLEASELPARYLSYPIGYACFRREGTALPPETLAAVRTADAVLLGAVGSPLERVPGYRSPVVALRRELELYACLRPVRTPPLPGARPGVDLVVVRENSEDLYVGQEQREGDTAVAQRVITREASARIARWTAAYAQRQGRRRITLVHKANVLRETCGLFREAALAALAATPELQVDELLVDTAAYQLARAPERFDVILTTNLFGDILSDAASAWGGGLGLAASANLGERHAVFEPVHGSAPDIAGRGIANPLATFGAATLLLEHLGEHARAARLHAACQAALRQGVWTPDLGGQATTADVTRFVIDHLTQPEPAAQL, from the coding sequence ATGAGCTATACGATTGTGCTGTTGCCCGGCGACGGCATCGGGCCAGAGGTGATTGCTGCGGCGCAGGCCGTGCTGGAGGCGAGCGAGCTGCCGGCGCGCTACCTCAGCTACCCGATCGGCTACGCCTGCTTCCGGCGCGAGGGCACGGCGCTGCCGCCGGAAACGCTGGCCGCGGTGCGCACCGCCGACGCCGTGCTGCTGGGCGCGGTCGGCTCACCGCTGGAGCGCGTGCCCGGCTACCGCAGCCCGGTAGTGGCGCTGCGCCGCGAGCTGGAGCTGTATGCCTGCCTGCGTCCGGTGCGCACGCCGCCGCTGCCCGGCGCACGGCCCGGCGTCGATCTGGTGGTGGTGCGCGAAAACAGCGAGGACCTCTACGTTGGCCAAGAGCAGCGCGAGGGCGATACGGCCGTGGCCCAGCGTGTGATCACGCGCGAGGCCAGCGCGCGCATCGCGCGTTGGACCGCAGCCTACGCGCAGCGCCAGGGCCGGCGGCGCATCACGCTGGTGCACAAGGCCAACGTGCTGCGCGAAACCTGCGGCCTGTTCCGCGAAGCCGCCTTGGCAGCGCTGGCCGCCACGCCCGAGCTGCAGGTGGACGAGCTGCTGGTCGATACCGCTGCCTACCAACTAGCGCGCGCGCCCGAGCGCTTCGACGTGATCCTGACGACCAATCTGTTCGGCGACATCCTGTCGGATGCCGCCAGTGCCTGGGGTGGTGGCCTGGGCCTGGCCGCCTCGGCCAATCTGGGCGAGCGCCACGCCGTCTTCGAACCGGTGCACGGCTCGGCGCCCGACATCGCCGGCCGGGGTATCGCCAACCCGCTGGCAACCTTCGGCGCGGCGACGCTGCTGCTGGAGCACCTGGGCGAGCACGCCCGCGCCGCCCGGCTGCATGCCGCCTGCCAGGCCGCCCTGCGCCAGGGAGTGTGGACGCCCGACCTGGGCGGGCAGGCCACCACCGCCGATGTGACCCGCTTTGTGATCGATCATCTCACGCAGCCCGAGCCGGCTGCGCAGCTTTGA
- the lysW gene encoding lysine biosynthesis protein LysW has protein sequence MARTATCPECDATLTLNDDLVEGEIVPCPDCGVELEVVAVEPLELAPAPEIEEDWGE, from the coding sequence ATGGCCCGCACGGCTACCTGTCCCGAATGTGACGCCACCCTGACGCTCAACGACGACCTGGTCGAAGGCGAGATCGTGCCTTGCCCGGATTGCGGCGTCGAGCTGGAGGTTGTTGCGGTCGAGCCGCTGGAGTTGGCACCCGCGCCGGAGATCGAAGAGGATTGGGGCGAGTAG
- the lysX gene encoding lysine biosynthesis protein LysX, producing MRLGILCSRVRVEEKLLFAEFERRGVPFTRIDDGELVFDLQQRELPFDLVLERSISFGRSLYTLQVLERRGVRCINRAAVVETCGDKLRTTEALLAAGVPTPRTLLAFTPAAALEAIEQLGYPVVLKPVIGSWGRMVSRINDRDAAEALLEHLDVLGTWQQHVYYIQEHIAKPGRDIRAFVVGDEPICAIYRSSEHWITNTARGGRASNCPVEGAVGELALRAAQAVGGGVLAIDLLETPDGRLLVNEVNHTMEFRNSIDTTGVNIPARIVDYVLREARDAEAPAWDGTGDGASERGAWVARAAATAADRHDRASHERNGHAAARQHGSAPSNAYEVPAPDLPLCRSAALPVASGSEVEP from the coding sequence ATGCGCCTGGGAATTTTGTGTTCACGCGTGCGCGTGGAGGAGAAGCTGCTCTTCGCCGAGTTCGAGCGGCGCGGCGTCCCCTTCACGCGCATCGACGACGGCGAACTGGTCTTCGATCTCCAGCAGCGCGAGCTGCCTTTCGACCTGGTGCTGGAGCGCTCGATCTCGTTCGGCCGTTCGCTCTACACGCTGCAGGTGCTGGAACGCCGCGGCGTGCGCTGCATCAACCGTGCGGCGGTGGTCGAAACCTGCGGCGACAAGCTGCGCACCACCGAGGCACTGCTGGCAGCGGGCGTGCCCACGCCGCGCACCCTGCTGGCCTTCACGCCCGCGGCGGCGCTGGAGGCCATCGAGCAGCTCGGCTATCCGGTCGTACTCAAGCCGGTGATCGGCTCGTGGGGCCGCATGGTTTCGCGCATCAACGACCGCGACGCCGCCGAAGCGCTGCTGGAGCACCTGGATGTGCTCGGCACTTGGCAGCAACACGTCTATTACATTCAGGAACACATCGCCAAGCCGGGCCGCGATATTCGCGCCTTTGTGGTCGGCGACGAGCCGATTTGCGCGATCTACCGCAGCAGCGAGCACTGGATCACCAACACGGCGCGCGGCGGTCGCGCCAGCAACTGCCCGGTCGAGGGCGCGGTCGGCGAGCTGGCCCTGCGCGCCGCCCAGGCGGTCGGCGGCGGTGTGCTGGCGATCGATCTGCTGGAAACGCCGGATGGCCGCCTGCTGGTCAACGAGGTCAACCATACCATGGAGTTTCGCAACTCGATCGACACCACCGGCGTGAACATTCCGGCGCGCATCGTGGACTATGTCCTGCGCGAGGCGCGCGACGCGGAGGCGCCCGCCTGGGACGGAACAGGCGACGGGGCGTCAGAGCGCGGGGCATGGGTGGCGCGCGCGGCAGCCACGGCTGCCGATCGGCATGATCGTGCGTCGCACGAGCGGAATGGGCATGCGGCTGCGCGGCAGCATGGCTCTGCGCCCTCCAACGCCTATGAGGTTCCTGCCCCCGATCTGCCGCTCTGCCGCTCTGCCGCTCTGCCGGTCGCATCGGGCAGCGAGGTTGAGCCATGA
- the argC gene encoding N-acetyl-gamma-glutamyl-phosphate reductase: MIRVAIAGASGYVGGELLRLLLRHPAVQVTQATSERHAGQFVHATHPNLRGHTTLRYVPLAALEPCDVLILALPHGRAAQEIERYAQLAPRIIDCSADFRLRDAALYRRWYGAEHPNPAWLERFVYGLPELNRAAIRGARYVSGVGCNATAVNLALLPLARAGLIDTGRPIIAEVKVGSSEGGNQPSEASHHPERSHVVRSYAPVGHRHTAEVAQALGLEVHLSITAVELVRGALATCHVWLREPLSERELWRAYRAAYSDEPFVRIVHERSGIYRHPEPKLLAGSNYADVGWALDEGSGRVVALAALDNLQKGAAGSAVQCLNLMHDLPETLGLEFIGLHPV, encoded by the coding sequence ATGATCCGCGTGGCGATCGCCGGTGCGTCGGGCTATGTCGGCGGCGAGCTGCTGCGCCTGCTGCTGCGCCATCCCGCCGTGCAGGTGACGCAGGCCACCTCGGAACGGCACGCCGGTCAATTCGTGCACGCGACGCATCCCAATCTGCGCGGGCATACCACACTGCGGTACGTGCCGCTGGCAGCGCTGGAACCGTGCGATGTGCTGATCCTGGCGCTGCCGCACGGTCGCGCCGCGCAGGAGATCGAGCGCTACGCCCAACTCGCGCCGCGCATCATCGATTGTTCGGCTGATTTTCGGCTGCGCGATGCGGCGCTCTACCGGCGCTGGTACGGCGCGGAGCATCCCAATCCGGCCTGGCTAGAGCGCTTCGTGTACGGCCTGCCCGAGCTCAACCGCGCGGCGATCCGCGGCGCGCGCTACGTCTCCGGCGTAGGCTGTAACGCCACCGCGGTCAACCTGGCGCTGCTGCCGCTGGCGCGCGCCGGCCTGATCGACACCGGCCGCCCGATCATCGCCGAGGTCAAGGTCGGCTCGTCCGAGGGCGGTAACCAGCCGAGCGAGGCCAGCCACCACCCCGAACGATCACATGTGGTGCGCTCCTACGCGCCGGTTGGCCACCGCCACACCGCCGAGGTCGCGCAGGCGCTGGGGCTGGAGGTGCACCTGTCGATCACTGCGGTGGAACTGGTGCGTGGCGCACTGGCGACCTGCCACGTCTGGCTGCGCGAGCCGCTGAGCGAGCGCGAGCTGTGGCGCGCCTACCGCGCAGCCTACAGCGACGAGCCGTTTGTGCGCATCGTGCACGAGCGCAGTGGCATCTATCGCCATCCGGAGCCTAAGCTGCTGGCCGGCAGCAACTACGCCGATGTCGGCTGGGCGCTGGACGAGGGCAGCGGGCGGGTGGTGGCGCTGGCCGCGCTCGACAACCTACAGAAGGGCGCCGCCGGCAGCGCCGTACAATGTCTGAACCTGATGCACGATCTGCCGGAAACACTGGGATTGGAGTTTATCGGGCTGCATCCGGTGTGA